The following nucleotide sequence is from Cucumis melo cultivar AY chromosome 1, USDA_Cmelo_AY_1.0, whole genome shotgun sequence.
GCAGAGCCAAGGTGAAGTAGAAGAACTGCTGCAGAAACTCTCTAATCGAAACACAGACAATAACAGAAATGAAGTTTGCAGGACATTAAACAAACATTGTAAACGAAAATTACTACtaaaacaaaaaggaaatatGATTCATATGATAAAAGAAATATCACAAAACCTGAGCCAATGTCAATTCCTTTGATTCCTGACACTTCATGAGCTCATCATACTGCCGTTTAATCTTCCTCTGAATCACACTAGTGGACGATGTAAATGGATACAACAATGTCAATTCCTGCTCAGAACCAGTTCCAACATCCGTTCCCCATTTTACATTCTCATCTCCATCTTGCAAATTCGCCCTCTTCTTCTttgccttcttcttctttctctttccccCTTGCTCCTGACCAGAATCTCCAAATTCCTTATTCAATCTAGCACCCTTCAAATCTAGGTCATCACATCGCCCTTCAACAAAGAAACTTGCCCATTTAGGAGAATCCGGCGGTAAGATCTCAAAGAGAAGCGAATGAGTCAAACAAGTCCGGTCAGTTCCATTGCCACAATCCGTCACAGAATTCCCAATATCAATTTTCTCAGGCTCAATCGGGTTACTTATTAGTTGCTGGTGCTCTTCAAATTCGACTTTTTTCACCCTTTTGTAAAGAGAAAACGATAAAACGAGGATGAAGAAGGTGAAGAAGAGGAAAGAGCATAACAACAACATGGGTATGTCTCCTTCGGAGAAATTAGTAATTCGAAATGGGAAACTGGGGAAGAAACGGGACAAATATGAATGTAAAGCCGCCATTGGAGGGCATCAACAgagaaaaaatagaagaaaaaaaggaaaacccAGCAGAAGGAGAGTGATAACAAGAGGATTGAATCGGGGTGAGGTTTGGATTGGAAGCTGAAAGAGGATAAATTCAGTTGGTTCTTGAGTGAAAATGGGtgcgaagaagaagaagaagaagaagaagaagaagaagaagaatctttgaaagaaaaacaaaaaatctatCTTTAAATTTCAATTCGGAAGCGGCGAAAACGCGGTATGAAGTCACGGTTTGTGAATATAGAAGAGAGATTTATTCAGTGTGGAACTACTAGTCGTTCGCTTCCGTAAGCCGACAAAGTTACCGTCAATCCTTTACCctcttttctattttaatttttgttaaaataacgtttttttttatctctacTTTCAATTTTATTCCACTTTttcctatattttaaaattagccTCTAAGCttcttattttaattaaacGTGTACTTAAAAGTATAAGTTAACTTCACTCAGATGATGTAACCTTATCAGAAGGATTATGTGTAAAAAGAGAATTCCAATAAAAAATTTTCATCTTTCACCATTGGCCCCTCTTAGAATATCCGTTGAAATAATTTCTCTCGATTCTTCTTGACTAAGGTCAACCACCTACGTTTGAATAAGAATTAAACAAATATATGTGTTTTGGGATGTCTTTTATTCCTTTCGATTGTAATAAAGTACCTCACGATTTGGTTAGTTTTGCTTCTAAAAAGAATGAGGAGAGAAATTGGAATCGTAATTTTTCCGCATGGTTGATTTTCTAGGTTGAGTGTGAGATTTGTTTGTGTAACTTGAGAATTTGGTAGTTCATCTTAATCGTAGTGGATATTAGAAAGATTGAAAAGATCATTTTAACAAATTTATGAAAAGAGGGCTAATAGTGGAGATTAATTTTTTAACGGTTATTTTTACCATTATCCTATCGCAAATCAAATCAAAGCCTAAGGTTGACGGTAGGACCAGCTGGAGGGCGACTTCGTGGCAGCTGACGAACGACCAAACGCAGTCACCAAATACAAAAGACCAAGAAAAAGTGAATCTCAGAGTCGTCGGAAATGAGCGAAGAAGGACTTCCCAAGCTCTACGCCAACAAACCCACGAAAGGTACCATTCCAAAACTTATAACCCATGTCCCCAATTCTTCGTTTATTTAGCCACAAAATGGTTACTCCAAGAAGCGATTCGATTCAATAATTCATTTCAATTATTGGGGTTCTATTATATAATCGATGATAAATCGGCTTTTCGCTTTTTTTCCATCTCCAAGCAGCTCAGATCAAACAATTTCAAGAACAGCACAAAGCCGGAGACGCTTCTTCTTCAGCATCATCTAGCATGGCATCCgcgtcttcttcttctcctccacCGCCGCAGCCTCCGAAAGAATCGTTTGCAAGACGATATAAGTTCTTATGGCCCATGCTTTTGACTGTTAACCTTGCTGTTGGAGGTAATTTTCTTCTTCCATCTTGCGTGTATTAGTTTCTGGTTCTTGTGTTAATGTGTTTGATCCAGAGTGTTAAATGCCAAGATGGGTAATCGCTTGTTTTGATTATATTATCGTTATTCGGGTGTTCATGGAGTCTTTGTACTTAGGATTTGTACTGTCTACTCTACTGAAATTGGCTTAGAGTTGGGAATATCAGTTTCTTGTGTGATTCAAGAATATACGGTGTAAGCATGAAACCACTGGGATTTGAAATCGATCAGAAACTTAATCCAAGCGTGTGCAATAAACTTTTTGATGATTTCGTAGAATACACTCTTCGATTGAAGGACGGTCTGCTATGACAAACTAGCTCAATAGTACTTTTCAGCTGTATTGGTTAATCTAAGCCCTGTCATGGAACCATTAGTGGGTTAATTAGAGTTGACTTTTGCTCGAAATTGACATATATTGGTTAGTGATAGAAAGGTTGGTATCAGAATAATCCACCATTGTTTCCATTTTCCAGTAGGGAAAAGCGTGGCTAAACTAAAGCCACACTAAGACAAGACTGGGTGACTTCATCGTCAATGTTCTTATCTAGCTTTTGGACAGAGGGAAACGCAATAACCAAATGTAGGGTTTTTAGATGGGGAGGGATGATTTAATCTCATCAACTTATGTTGCCAATGACAATCTTTTCTTTCCCCAGGAAGGGCAGATGCCTCCTTTGACCTTTCGAAAACCCTTGAAAAACAATCCTTATAGTTTCCCATCTAGCATTCTGCCTTAGGATTCTACGAGACAAGAGCTCTATCCACGGTGTAAATCATCTCTATAGCAAACACATCAGTGGGCTACTATCATATCCAAGTGCCTTTTCAAACATTTTTATATTTCAGGGACCTAATCGGTGCAAATTATGAAAACTTAAGTGTGGTTTAGCCTTAAATTATTGATGAATAATGAAAACCACATTCTTctagaaaaagaataaaatcagatttttattaagaaaatgaaaggaTCGACTCCAGGGCAACACAAGAAAAACAATTCAAACCTAGTGGAGCCAAAATAGAAGGCCTACGGGGCCCTTTCAAACAGCAGAATAAAAAATTTCCTCCAACCTCTTCATAATTagatgttttccttttttttcatgaAGAGGTGGTGATTGAACTGTTACAGTGTATTAGCTTAAGAGGTTACAAGTATTTTGTGGAACAATGCAGTGCACACAATCCTTTGGAGGTTGGATCGTAAAAAACCAAAGGATGTTCCAAGGGATGGAGTTGAGCATGGACAAACTATGGGATGCGATTAAGCTTTATTCTTCCTTTTGGTGCATCCATAACAAATTTCTCTGTAACTATGatctttttcaaattatttccAATTGGGAAACCTTTCTAGTCCTCTGGTTCTTTTTGTAGATATCTCATCTTTCATCTTTCGTATATGCCCTTTTGGCGCAATACAATTATCagtttattattgaaaaaaatataagaaaaaatatttttcatttcttaAATATTTCCCCATAGACTTCTCCTTCTTCCCTACTCCTTTGAAAAGTGAACTAATATTCCTCCTTCTTTTGGATAGGGTTTCCACAGATATAGATATATACTGCAAATGACCTGCTGCCAAAACTGACCTAACTCATATTTTGTGTACTTATATCTTTTATTATCCTAGGTTTCTTTTGTCTCTGAAGATGGTCCTTTTcttacatacatacatacgtCTGCATGTGCATGCACCCACATTGAGAAGTTTGGGTTATTTGAACTACATCATATAGTTTCTACTCTTGGTGGTACAAGTACGGTATTAAGACAACATGAGAATTGAATGATGGTCCTTTTTGGCCATAATCTAGTGTCTTGAGATTGTGATATGCATATATTGAATCTTGATAGTCCTGTTATTCTTTTCATTTCCCTGTGAGGATGATTAACACTTGTTATTAAAAGGCCCTAACCTAAAGGAGCCAAGCTCCCCTATTTTGTCCTCCACCAGCTATAAGTTGTGTGCCTTTtgcaaggaaatatagaataacATAGATTGAACATTCTAATAGGTTTGGTTCATCTTTTTTGTGGTTTGGAGGGTCGGGGCATGGAAAATTATCATCTTGCAATTGTTTGGATTCAGTAGTTGTCATTGTTTTTTGGAACATTTACTTGCTTTCACATGAACTGAGATAATTCTTTTCACTGTATAGCTTACGTGTTTATGAGGACAAAGAAGCAAGATGAACATGTAGCAGAAGAAGAGGCTGCCCCGGATTCAGCTAAAACCACTAAGATTGCTGCTCCTGTTGTTGAGGAATCATTGGCCAAACCAGCCATTGTGGAGCCTGTGAAGGTAAGAGAACCGATTCCGGTGGACCAGCAGCGTGAACTTTTCAAGTGGATTTTGGAAGAGAAGCGCAAGATAAAGCCAAAGGATCGTGAAGAGAAGAAACGTATCGATGAAGAAAAAGCAATTCTCAAAGAGTTCATCCGGGCAAAATCTATTCCTAATATTTAAAAACTTTACAATTGTAGCACGCAAAAACATACTGATTATTTCAACATTGCTGATGGAATCTGAATGTTGTCGATTTCTGTGGTTCTAGAACGGCTTCTTATGTTTCAATTCCTCAAATCCTCTCTACCCACACCCAGCATGCCAGTTAACAGGATGAACACGAGAAAACCAGCAGTGAAATTCGTTTTGGCAACGGAACATAAATTTCACTGTTGAGGAAAAAAATAGCCAGCTTTTTTGGTGTTTGTTTGTCTTTAGATTGTATGAGGAGAAACATCCATTTTATTAGAACTCAAGTTGAGAAAAAATCCAAAGGAACAAACTTCTGCAAGTTGTAGAGTTCACGTGGGCAGAATGAAATAATGCACCATTTCCCAAATGGATGTGGACATATCCAATGCGTATGGTGAGATTTCTCAATCTGCATGCATAAACCTCCAAAAAAACCAAACTAAATGCAACTTCCAATGGGTCAAGTTTTTGCTGCTCTTTTTGGAATATTTTAGTCTTTCTAGATAATCTGTCATTAGCTCCTTCCGATGTACCTGCTGTAGGCTCAATACTTCAAAAAGAATCATAGAGAGGGTTAATCAAATGATGCTGTTAAATAAATAACTCACCAATTTAAAGCAATCAAAGAATGGGGTCCTCCCTTAGAATTGTACAAAGGGTCCAAAGAGATATTCTTGGAATTGCAAGTGTGCAACCAAAAAGAGATGGGcttaaaattatattcttcCCTCCTTTTCTAATCTTTTTGGTGAAAGAAACGACTATTCCCATCACCCAATAAATGGTAATAAAATACAAAGAAATGGATTTTCAAGTGAACGAAAAAGGGTATTGAAATTTGGATCAGTACCTAACAAATTGAGAATCAACAATGAGCAGCTTACTTGAAAAGCAGCCCTTGTTGCTGTCTTTGGTAAGTAAAGTTACAAGAAATGGGTTTTCAAAATACTTGCTTTTGTAAAATGAGAATGAACTAAAAAGGAGAAAGGATTTTTAGGTGTAGGAGGACAAAAGTTGAGAGTAGGAGATGATGATGAGAGAATGTGGTGTAATTGATTCTCACATGAATGCATGAGGCTGCCCAGCTAACTACTTTCATTTGGTGGGGGAGACTTCAAAGCCATAAGAGTAATCATATAGCTGTGGGGACTCTCTTTTCATAACCATTTTTATTTCCCATCTTTAAACTCTTAATCATTGATCTCAATCTATATGAATGAAATTTGTATTTCTTTATAAATCATGCTATGCAATGTCATTGATTGCTTTAGAATACAATCATGGTAAGTTTATTAAAGAATGCCTTGTATTAAGGCTTATGAATGccttttgttgatttgtttgttATTTCTTAGCTTATCATTCTAACATTCTTTCTGTAAATGAAAACTCACATCAGCTGACCAGCTCCCACACAATCAAGTATGAGCTcactttctctctttctttcatatAAAAACTCATTTTTAGCTCTCTTTCACATTATGATCTCTCTCTGTCTTTCTCTGCTGCATGCGTGCACATACACATGGAAACTCATTCTTCAATCATTCGAATGGAAAAAGATGTGGTCAGAGCTGTGGTGATGATGATTAAGCATATTTAAGAGAAGCacagagagaaagagaaagagaaagacaGACAGCCAGAGGAAATCTTTGTCCAAAATGGACAGTTTATGGGATGTTTTGGTAGTGACAGCCATTACTATTATTCTCTATAGGAACTGCTTTAGACTTCTCAGATCAAAATTCTGCAACCAACTTCCTTTGGGCTCTCTTGGCTGGCCTTTCATTGGTGAGACTATTGAGTTCATCTCCTGCGCTTATTCGGACCGTCCCGAGACCTTCATGGACAAGCGTCGTCGCCTGTAAGTTATCCACAAAAACCACATCAAATGCCTTCAAATGCTAATATGATATGACTTGTGAGTGTTTGCAGGTACGGGAAGGTGTTCAAGTCACATATTTTCGGAAGTCCTACCATTGTCTCTACTGATGCAGAAGTCAGTAAGTTCATTCTGCAGAGTGATGCCAAGGCCTTTGTACCGTCTTATCCGAAATCTTTGACAGAATTGATGGGGAAGTCTTCTATTTTGCTGATAAATGGGAGCTTGCAGAAGAGAATTCATGGTCTTGTGGGAGCTTTCTTCAAGTCTTCACATCTCAAAGCTCAAATAACCAAGGATATGGAGTGTTATGTCAAACTATCGATGGCAAGCTGGACTGAGAACAATCCTATTTACCTTCAAGATGAAACCAAAAATGTCAGCTCTCTCTCTCCCCCTTTTGAAGCTTGAAATTTACCTATgaattgtctttaatttttccCCTTCAAAAAGACAATAAGATAAAAATTTCCTATCATTACTGTATTGATACTAGACAAAAACAGTGACTTCCTTTACCTTATTTAAGTGAATCATTGATATCCAAATAACCCATTTCTCTAGCTCCTACCTGGGTTTAAAGATGATTTCAGTCAAAAGTAAGAGAACCCCACAATTTTTGCTATCATTCTGTTTCAAATCATATTGTCCAAGAATTTTACCTTTGTAATGATTTTTAGCTATCGATTCTCCTGTTAAAAAAGTTACTAAGTGAACCCCTCTTGTCTCCAGATTTCCTTTCAAGTATTGGTAAAGATATTGATTAGTTTAAATCCTGGTCAAAGTATGGAGTTTCTCAAGAAACAGTTTCAAGAGTTTATAGCTGGGCTTATGGCTTTGCCAGTGAACATACCTGGAAGCAGGCTTTACCAATCCTTGCAGGCAAGTTGGACTGTAAAAGGTTTAATATCCTCCTTCACTCTTACTTTTTTAGATCATTCTAAAAAATGATAGAGCTTTATTTTGTTCTTGAATTTCAGGCCAAAAGGAATATGGTCAAACTAGTAAAGAAGATAATACAAGAGAGGAAAAGCTGTGGAATTTCCACTGTCCCAAAAGATGTCATGGAAGTTTTGCTCaaagatgaaaatgaagaacTGACAGATGATCTAATAGCAGAGAACATGATTGATATGATGATTCCCGGAGAAGATTCAGTGCCAATCTTAATGACTCTTGCAGTAAAATACCTCTCTGATTGCCCTGCCGCACTTCAACAGTTGACGGTAAGTTGTTTTTCTTACCAACTCTCAATTGTTTTCATTACttctgctctgataccatgtcaAACTACCTAACCCGAAAGTTTAAGCAAGTTTTcataaatttgatttctttaaaTCAATATGCCACCGTGCACAGTAGCAAATTTGCTTTAATGAAATACAAATATGCTCATAGACTTTATCTAATTCTGATTTGTATTACTTGGAATGGAGATATCCTTATTTTCCTTTCAACTTTAATAACGTCCCAATCAGCAGGTTCCCTATAAGTTAAAGTTTAAACTATTAAAGTTACTCCTGAACTATGTTCttcgtgtaaaaaaatattCCAATTTTTTCAGAAGTTGCAATATTACCTTAATGtttcataaacatttcaaaCTACATTTGTAATAAAAATCCTTTTAGAATGTTGGACAAAGTCGGGATTTAGAATTGTGTGGTGATCACTCGAAATGAAAAATAGGATCCGAAGATCACCCCATTCATTCCAGGTCTCAAAGTTCATTTTCTACTTCAAAGGCAATTTTGAAACATTTACAAAAGATCAAGGATAACACTACAACTTTGAAAGAATAAGAATACTCTTTTAGAAGAATAAGGGTATTTCCTGTGATATAGTCCAAGTTAAATGCATATTTTGTTGTGTACTCTATTAGTAACACTTTAGTGtaaaacaaaattcatttgTTCCTTGGCTTGTTTGAATAGTAGTTTGTTAAACCATATGGCTGTTTAAACTGACATGATCAGGAGGAAAACTTAAAGATGAAAGGACAGAAAGAGCAGCTCGGTGAGGCATTGCATTGGAGCGATTACTTATCGATGCCATTTACGCAGAGTGTAATACATTGATTAAGCTTTTGATAAAGTAGAATGAAAGAGTAAATTATTATGAGTGGTTATATTGAATGTTATGGTTTGATTTGATTAGGTGATCACTGAAACTCTAAGGATGGGAAACATTATAATTGGAGTGATGCGTAAGGCCATGAAAGACATGAAGATAAAAGGATACCTAATACTTAAGGGTTGGTCAGTTCTTACATACTTCAGATCTGTTCATCTCGATGACAATCACTATGACTGCCCTTACAAGTTCAATCCATGGAGGTGGCaagtaagaagaaaaaaattgtgcCTATCTCTCTTTTCTCTCAGGGTTTTTGTACGTTTGACCTAAAAAGTTGTGTTCGGATGAGAATTGACCGACCTTTTACAAATAAGCTTCTCTAACCTTTTGCTAGTGCCAACAATCCTCTCACCCTTAAGCTTGCTCACGTTTTCTCTCACACTTTGACTCATGATACCTCTCTGGCTCACTTTcttgggaaaaaaaaaacaataattaaaaagagTTGGAAAAAGGTTAGAAaactttattttgaaaaaatgcgATCAAATCCCATTTGGGTACAAGTTTTTAAGTCAATCCATCAAAATATTCCCTCTTTCTTTATATCTTAAACTTTTTATGTTTCTCTCTCCCTAATGGTTTAGTGGTTGATCAGGAAAGAGAGTTGAGTAGTTGTAACTTCACTCCTTTTGGAGGTGGACAAAGACTATGCCCTGGACTTGACTTAGCCAGGCTTGAAGCTTCCATCTTCCTTCACCACTTTGTCACTCACTTCAGGTACTCACTTCCAATATCCATCTCAGCTCTTCACTTCTTATCAGGTTTGGAATGACTTTCTAAAGTGTTTAGCATAAGTACTTAATCGCTTGAAAAGTCATTACAAATGGGTATCAAGTTTCGTCCAACTTTACGTCATATGTTTTCTTCGTAATTAGTAGAATACAACATTAATTTCGTTTCATATTACACAGATGGATTGCCGAAGAAGATAAAATCATAAACTTCCCCACAGTGAGGATGAAAAAGAGGATGCCAGTTTGGGTGAAGAGAAGAAGGGACCCATGACAATGACAAGAAATCAAGCTTCCCTTTTTGCCAAAACGAAAAGCACAACTTCAATTAACTTCACCAATAGTTTACACAACAACAACCAAACTCACCTTTGGAACAAGTAGGGAAAGAAGAGTCTCACCTCTAACAAAGGGACTGTGGGTAAAAAGATGACAGTTCAGTTCACATATGACACTTATTCTATCCTCTCATATGCCTATTTCAACCCATAAAAATCCATTTCTCACTTATTGTATATGATATCTGTGTGTGTATGGTGTATCTATTTGAATTAATAGCAATAAGTCTCGACAAGTAATGTATAATATAGTCATCATCATCTATTGTTTCGATCCTTATAAATACTTTTGTGACACATTGCAGCAATAgcgattttttctttttttctttctaattgaAAATGTGAAGGATAACATAATATATTcgtttttgttttaatttaaaagatatattCGATTACCCGTTCAAGAAAAtgatatataatttatttcCGTCGGTACCCAAACATTTTATTGTAATTACCATTCTACCCCTAAAGTAAGACAAACCAATTCTTAGGTTTCAACTACTCACCGACGAAGCATTCCATCCGTCGGTCAGATTCACAAACTTTCCTCCTCTCTCTCCGTCGTCTTCCCCAAATCTCCTCTTCATAATTGACGGAATA
It contains:
- the LOC103500732 gene encoding uncharacterized protein LOC103500732, with amino-acid sequence MAALHSYLSRFFPSFPFRITNFSEGDIPMLLLCSFLFFTFFILVLSFSLYKRVKKVEFEEHQQLISNPIEPEKIDIGNSVTDCGNGTDRTCLTHSLLFEILPPDSPKWASFFVEGRCDDLDLKGARLNKEFGDSGQEQGGKRKKKKAKKKRANLQDGDENVKWGTDVGTGSEQELTLLYPFTSSTSVIQRKIKRQYDELMKCQESKELTLAQVRQFANCLINARSKLQHKADVIHRKFTITKALLYKADRSSFDRLQQQIYKLELEQKRLEEDTFVYNWLQQQLKLSPAYKKMLEIGTCMELMAKSEKPTENIDSEFTDMSFEELLAQEKKDSFWQRNGKLRSCSS
- the LOC103500733 gene encoding uncharacterized protein LOC103500733 isoform X2 is translated as MSEEGLPKLYANKPTKAQIKQFQEQHKAGDASSSASSSMASASSSSPPPPQPPKESFARRYKFLWPMLLTVNLAVGAYVFMRTKKQDEHVAEEEAAPDSAKTTKIAAPVVEESLAKPAIVEPVKVREPIPVDQQRELFKWILEEKRKIKPKDREEKKRIDEEKAILKEFIRAKSIPNI
- the LOC103500734 gene encoding 3-epi-6-deoxocathasterone 23-monooxygenase CYP90D1 isoform X1, which produces MDSLWDVLVVTAITIILYRNCFRLLRSKFCNQLPLGSLGWPFIGETIEFISCAYSDRPETFMDKRRRLYGKVFKSHIFGSPTIVSTDAEVSKFILQSDAKAFVPSYPKSLTELMGKSSILLINGSLQKRIHGLVGAFFKSSHLKAQITKDMECYVKLSMASWTENNPIYLQDETKNISFQVLVKILISLNPGQSMEFLKKQFQEFIAGLMALPVNIPGSRLYQSLQAKRNMVKLVKKIIQERKSCGISTVPKDVMEVLLKDENEELTDDLIAENMIDMMIPGEDSVPILMTLAVKYLSDCPAALQQLTEENLKMKGQKEQLGEALHWSDYLSMPFTQSVITETLRMGNIIIGVMRKAMKDMKIKGYLILKGWSVLTYFRSVHLDDNHYDCPYKFNPWRWQERELSSCNFTPFGGGQRLCPGLDLARLEASIFLHHFVTHFRWIAEEDKIINFPTVRMKKRMPVWVKRRRDP
- the LOC103500734 gene encoding 3-epi-6-deoxocathasterone 23-monooxygenase CYP90D1 isoform X2 is translated as MDSLWDVLVVTAITIILYRNCFRLLRSKFCNQLPLGSLGWPFIGETIEFISCAYSDRPETFMDKRRRLYGKVFKSHIFGSPTIVSTDAEVSKFILQSDAKAFVPSYPKSLTELMGKSSILLINGSLQKRIHGLVGAFFKSSHLKAQITKDMECYVKLSMASWTENNPIYLQDETKNISFQVLVKILISLNPGQSMEFLKKQFQEFIAGLMALPVNIPGSRLYQSLQAKRNMVKLVKKIIQERKSCGISTVPKDVMEVLLKDENEELTDDLIAENMIDMMIPGEDSVPILMTLAVKYLSDCPAALQQLTVITETLRMGNIIIGVMRKAMKDMKIKGYLILKGWSVLTYFRSVHLDDNHYDCPYKFNPWRWQERELSSCNFTPFGGGQRLCPGLDLARLEASIFLHHFVTHFRWIAEEDKIINFPTVRMKKRMPVWVKRRRDP
- the LOC103500733 gene encoding uncharacterized protein LOC103500733 isoform X1, coding for MSEEGLPKLYANKPTKAAQIKQFQEQHKAGDASSSASSSMASASSSSPPPPQPPKESFARRYKFLWPMLLTVNLAVGAYVFMRTKKQDEHVAEEEAAPDSAKTTKIAAPVVEESLAKPAIVEPVKVREPIPVDQQRELFKWILEEKRKIKPKDREEKKRIDEEKAILKEFIRAKSIPNI